The following proteins are encoded in a genomic region of Alosa alosa isolate M-15738 ecotype Scorff River chromosome 10, AALO_Geno_1.1, whole genome shotgun sequence:
- the LOC125302584 gene encoding phospholipid transfer protein isoform X2, which translates to MDPRRCSPSGTMTAFVLSVLFLLPLAMADITPGCKIRFTSRGLEMLKYETQRFVEEELSNITMPEMKGKDGRFQYTINNVKITQMNLTHVDLRFQPDLGLFFEVENSSITLNFHRRILYWFFYDVGTINASAEGVNIHTALNLIRDEVGRLKISNITCDAYITKMKAKFSGTLGRVYDFVATFLTTGMRFLLNQQICPSLDHAGLVSINALLETIPVRSEVDSYIGIDYSLLKDPVVTDSSLDMDFRGMFYELQNENDTLPNDGATPIMTEYDKMVYLALSEYFFDSGLDAYFKAGMFKTEISNGRMSKDLEMLLRTTYFGTLMMLNPALMEAPLALELEVTASPRCTIKSTGASVVVNAIVNVLVLPPGQPPVQLSSMTMENKFNAKVSMKGKRLTVNMDLRRFKIFSNKSALESLALIPLQGPLKTMLQISVVPLINNYTKRGVQIPLADGMDFIEEVVNYYNGYIVIGANLHFTKGLREIIESKVAERDNSV; encoded by the exons ATGGACCCAAGGCGCTGTT CTCCCTCAGGCACCATGACAGCCTTCGTCCTGTCTGTCCTCTTCCTGTTACCCCTCGCCATGGCGGACATAACTCCTGGCTGCAAGATCCGTTTCACATCCAGGGGCCTTgagatgt TGAAATATGAAACTCAGAGGTTTGTGGAGGAAGAACTCAGCAACATCACCATGCCAGAGATGAAAGGAAAAGATGGGCGATTTCAGTACACTATTAACAA TGTGAAGATCACCCAAATGAATCTGACACATGTTGACCTGCGCTTCCAGCCAGACCTGGGCCTTTTCTTTGAAGTGGAGAACTCCTCCATCACCCTAAACTTTCATAGACGGATTCTCTACTGGTTCTT TTATGATGTGGGCACTATTAACGCCTCTGCAGAGGGTGTTAATATCCACACAGCTCTGAACCTGATCAGAGATGAAGTGGGACGCCTCAAGATCTCAAATATAACCTGTGATGCCTACATTACCAAGATGAAGGCCAAATTCAGTGGCACTCTTGG GAGAGTGTATGACTTTGTTGCGACATTCTTGACCACTGGAATGCGCTTCCTCCTAAATCAACAG ATATGTCCTTCCCTGGATCATGCAGGTCTGGTTTCGATTAATGCTTTACTGGAGACTATTCCAG TGCGCTCAGAGGTGGACAGTTACATTGGTATTGATTATTCCCTGCTGAAGGATCCGGTGGTGACAGACAGCAGTCTAGACATGGATTTCAGG GGTATGTTCTATGAACTTCAGAACGAGAATGACACCTTGCCGAACGATGGCGCAACTCCAATTATGACAGAGTATGATAAGATGGTTTACCTGGCGTTGTCAGAATACTTCTTTGACAGCGGTTTGGATGCTTACTTTAAAGCCGGAATGTTTAAAACAGAGATTTCAAATGGGCGG ATGTCAAAGGATTTGGAGATGCTTCTGAGAACAACCTACTTTGGGACCCTCATGATGCTT AACCCTGCCCTAATGGAGGCCCCGCTGGCTCTGGAGCTGGAGGTCACTGCTTCCCCCCGTTGTACCATCAAATCCACTGGAGCCAGCGTGGTGGTCAATGCCATCGTCAACGTCCTGGTGCTGCCCCCGGGCCAGCCTCCTGTCCAGCTAAGCAGCATGACCATG GAGAACAAATTTAATGCCAAGGTGTCGATGAAAGGGAAGAGACTCACCGTAAATATGGACTTGAGAAG gtTTAAAATCTTCTCAAACAAATCTGCTCTGGAATCACTGGCG CTGATCCCCCTGCAAGGGCCACTGAAAACCATGCTTCAGATCTCTGTGGTGCCTCTTATTAACA ATTATACCAAGAGAGGTGTGCAGATCCCATTGGCAGATGGAATGGACTTCATTGAAGAAGTGGTGAACTATTACAAT GGTTACATTGTAATAGGAGCGAACCTGCACTTTACCAAGGGTCTACGAGAAATCATTGAGAGCAAAGTGGCAGAGCGCGACAACTCAGTCTAG
- the LOC125302584 gene encoding phospholipid transfer protein isoform X3, producing the protein MTAFVLSVLFLLPLAMADITPGCKIRFTSRGLEMLKYETQRFVEEELSNITMPEMKGKDGRFQYTINNVKITQMNLTHVDLRFQPDLGLFFEVENSSITLNFHRRILYWFFYDVGTINASAEGVNIHTALNLIRDEVGRLKISNITCDAYITKMKAKFSGTLGRVYDFVATFLTTGMRFLLNQQICPSLDHAGLVSINALLETIPVRSEVDSYIGIDYSLLKDPVVTDSSLDMDFRGMFYELQNENDTLPNDGATPIMTEYDKMVYLALSEYFFDSGLDAYFKAGMFKTEISNGRMSKDLEMLLRTTYFGTLMMLNPALMEAPLALELEVTASPRCTIKSTGASVVVNAIVNVLVLPPGQPPVQLSSMTMENKFNAKVSMKGKRLTVNMDLRRFKIFSNKSALESLALIPLQGPLKTMLQISVVPLINNYTKRGVQIPLADGMDFIEEVVNYYNGYIVIGANLHFTKGLREIIESKVAERDNSV; encoded by the exons ATGACAGCCTTCGTCCTGTCTGTCCTCTTCCTGTTACCCCTCGCCATGGCGGACATAACTCCTGGCTGCAAGATCCGTTTCACATCCAGGGGCCTTgagatgt TGAAATATGAAACTCAGAGGTTTGTGGAGGAAGAACTCAGCAACATCACCATGCCAGAGATGAAAGGAAAAGATGGGCGATTTCAGTACACTATTAACAA TGTGAAGATCACCCAAATGAATCTGACACATGTTGACCTGCGCTTCCAGCCAGACCTGGGCCTTTTCTTTGAAGTGGAGAACTCCTCCATCACCCTAAACTTTCATAGACGGATTCTCTACTGGTTCTT TTATGATGTGGGCACTATTAACGCCTCTGCAGAGGGTGTTAATATCCACACAGCTCTGAACCTGATCAGAGATGAAGTGGGACGCCTCAAGATCTCAAATATAACCTGTGATGCCTACATTACCAAGATGAAGGCCAAATTCAGTGGCACTCTTGG GAGAGTGTATGACTTTGTTGCGACATTCTTGACCACTGGAATGCGCTTCCTCCTAAATCAACAG ATATGTCCTTCCCTGGATCATGCAGGTCTGGTTTCGATTAATGCTTTACTGGAGACTATTCCAG TGCGCTCAGAGGTGGACAGTTACATTGGTATTGATTATTCCCTGCTGAAGGATCCGGTGGTGACAGACAGCAGTCTAGACATGGATTTCAGG GGTATGTTCTATGAACTTCAGAACGAGAATGACACCTTGCCGAACGATGGCGCAACTCCAATTATGACAGAGTATGATAAGATGGTTTACCTGGCGTTGTCAGAATACTTCTTTGACAGCGGTTTGGATGCTTACTTTAAAGCCGGAATGTTTAAAACAGAGATTTCAAATGGGCGG ATGTCAAAGGATTTGGAGATGCTTCTGAGAACAACCTACTTTGGGACCCTCATGATGCTT AACCCTGCCCTAATGGAGGCCCCGCTGGCTCTGGAGCTGGAGGTCACTGCTTCCCCCCGTTGTACCATCAAATCCACTGGAGCCAGCGTGGTGGTCAATGCCATCGTCAACGTCCTGGTGCTGCCCCCGGGCCAGCCTCCTGTCCAGCTAAGCAGCATGACCATG GAGAACAAATTTAATGCCAAGGTGTCGATGAAAGGGAAGAGACTCACCGTAAATATGGACTTGAGAAG gtTTAAAATCTTCTCAAACAAATCTGCTCTGGAATCACTGGCG CTGATCCCCCTGCAAGGGCCACTGAAAACCATGCTTCAGATCTCTGTGGTGCCTCTTATTAACA ATTATACCAAGAGAGGTGTGCAGATCCCATTGGCAGATGGAATGGACTTCATTGAAGAAGTGGTGAACTATTACAAT GGTTACATTGTAATAGGAGCGAACCTGCACTTTACCAAGGGTCTACGAGAAATCATTGAGAGCAAAGTGGCAGAGCGCGACAACTCAGTCTAG
- the LOC125302584 gene encoding phospholipid transfer protein isoform X1, which produces MLRHKCYDAVQSLRVWFNSGTKRKVENCLKNGTRRAPSGTMTAFVLSVLFLLPLAMADITPGCKIRFTSRGLEMLKYETQRFVEEELSNITMPEMKGKDGRFQYTINNVKITQMNLTHVDLRFQPDLGLFFEVENSSITLNFHRRILYWFFYDVGTINASAEGVNIHTALNLIRDEVGRLKISNITCDAYITKMKAKFSGTLGRVYDFVATFLTTGMRFLLNQQICPSLDHAGLVSINALLETIPVRSEVDSYIGIDYSLLKDPVVTDSSLDMDFRGMFYELQNENDTLPNDGATPIMTEYDKMVYLALSEYFFDSGLDAYFKAGMFKTEISNGRMSKDLEMLLRTTYFGTLMMLNPALMEAPLALELEVTASPRCTIKSTGASVVVNAIVNVLVLPPGQPPVQLSSMTMENKFNAKVSMKGKRLTVNMDLRRFKIFSNKSALESLALIPLQGPLKTMLQISVVPLINNYTKRGVQIPLADGMDFIEEVVNYYNGYIVIGANLHFTKGLREIIESKVAERDNSV; this is translated from the exons ATGTTAAGACATAAATGCTATGATGCTGTGCAAAGTTTAAGAGTTTGGTTTAATTCTGGTACTAAGAGGAAGGTCGAAAACTGCCTGAAAAATGGTACAAGAAGAG CTCCCTCAGGCACCATGACAGCCTTCGTCCTGTCTGTCCTCTTCCTGTTACCCCTCGCCATGGCGGACATAACTCCTGGCTGCAAGATCCGTTTCACATCCAGGGGCCTTgagatgt TGAAATATGAAACTCAGAGGTTTGTGGAGGAAGAACTCAGCAACATCACCATGCCAGAGATGAAAGGAAAAGATGGGCGATTTCAGTACACTATTAACAA TGTGAAGATCACCCAAATGAATCTGACACATGTTGACCTGCGCTTCCAGCCAGACCTGGGCCTTTTCTTTGAAGTGGAGAACTCCTCCATCACCCTAAACTTTCATAGACGGATTCTCTACTGGTTCTT TTATGATGTGGGCACTATTAACGCCTCTGCAGAGGGTGTTAATATCCACACAGCTCTGAACCTGATCAGAGATGAAGTGGGACGCCTCAAGATCTCAAATATAACCTGTGATGCCTACATTACCAAGATGAAGGCCAAATTCAGTGGCACTCTTGG GAGAGTGTATGACTTTGTTGCGACATTCTTGACCACTGGAATGCGCTTCCTCCTAAATCAACAG ATATGTCCTTCCCTGGATCATGCAGGTCTGGTTTCGATTAATGCTTTACTGGAGACTATTCCAG TGCGCTCAGAGGTGGACAGTTACATTGGTATTGATTATTCCCTGCTGAAGGATCCGGTGGTGACAGACAGCAGTCTAGACATGGATTTCAGG GGTATGTTCTATGAACTTCAGAACGAGAATGACACCTTGCCGAACGATGGCGCAACTCCAATTATGACAGAGTATGATAAGATGGTTTACCTGGCGTTGTCAGAATACTTCTTTGACAGCGGTTTGGATGCTTACTTTAAAGCCGGAATGTTTAAAACAGAGATTTCAAATGGGCGG ATGTCAAAGGATTTGGAGATGCTTCTGAGAACAACCTACTTTGGGACCCTCATGATGCTT AACCCTGCCCTAATGGAGGCCCCGCTGGCTCTGGAGCTGGAGGTCACTGCTTCCCCCCGTTGTACCATCAAATCCACTGGAGCCAGCGTGGTGGTCAATGCCATCGTCAACGTCCTGGTGCTGCCCCCGGGCCAGCCTCCTGTCCAGCTAAGCAGCATGACCATG GAGAACAAATTTAATGCCAAGGTGTCGATGAAAGGGAAGAGACTCACCGTAAATATGGACTTGAGAAG gtTTAAAATCTTCTCAAACAAATCTGCTCTGGAATCACTGGCG CTGATCCCCCTGCAAGGGCCACTGAAAACCATGCTTCAGATCTCTGTGGTGCCTCTTATTAACA ATTATACCAAGAGAGGTGTGCAGATCCCATTGGCAGATGGAATGGACTTCATTGAAGAAGTGGTGAACTATTACAAT GGTTACATTGTAATAGGAGCGAACCTGCACTTTACCAAGGGTCTACGAGAAATCATTGAGAGCAAAGTGGCAGAGCGCGACAACTCAGTCTAG